One genomic region from Halobacteriovorax vibrionivorans encodes:
- a CDS encoding thiol-disulfide oxidoreductase DCC family protein has protein sequence MNIVFLDGKCLICNGIIKFIYRIDRKKRIKFCHLQDEKALNYLEQDFVKNLSTVVFYQDGKISTKSDAAINIMVTLGHTYFKLFRFIPRFIRDGIYQFIAKNRYIIGEELDVCPIPEADLAERFL, from the coding sequence ATGAATATCGTCTTTCTCGATGGTAAGTGCTTGATTTGTAATGGCATCATCAAATTTATTTATCGAATTGATCGTAAGAAACGGATCAAATTCTGTCATCTCCAAGATGAGAAGGCGCTAAATTATCTAGAACAAGATTTCGTTAAGAATTTATCAACTGTCGTTTTCTATCAAGATGGTAAGATTTCAACGAAGTCTGATGCGGCCATTAATATCATGGTGACGCTGGGTCATACATATTTTAAACTCTTTCGTTTTATCCCGCGTTTCATTCGTGATGGAATTTATCAGTTTATAGCAAAGAATCGTTATATTATTGGGGAAGAACTTGATGTCTGTCCTATTCCTGAAGCTGACTTAGCAGAGCGCTTCCTCTAG
- a CDS encoding dienelactone hydrolase family protein, whose amino-acid sequence MRILLPILFLFSFVSCSSVTTKDVDYQVGEQNFKGYMALNGSADDKRPGIVVVHEWWGHNDYARKRADQLADLGYNAIALDMYGDGKTAEHPKDAMKFSKQAFSNPKLLKAKFNAAVELLKKQESVDPERIGAIGYCFGGAVVLFNATQGADLKAVVSFHGSLGGIKTVKKGSTAKLLVINGADDPLVSKEDIKSFKNVIRDSKLSMKFVNLPGATHAFTNPAATEKGKKFNLPLAYNEKADKESWEMMREFLQNTL is encoded by the coding sequence ATGCGAATTTTACTACCTATTTTGTTCTTATTCAGCTTTGTAAGCTGTTCATCAGTCACAACGAAAGATGTTGACTACCAAGTAGGAGAACAGAATTTCAAAGGTTATATGGCACTTAATGGAAGCGCTGATGATAAGCGCCCTGGTATTGTTGTTGTTCATGAATGGTGGGGGCATAATGATTATGCCAGAAAGAGGGCCGATCAATTAGCTGATCTTGGCTATAATGCTATTGCTCTTGATATGTATGGTGATGGAAAAACTGCTGAGCATCCAAAAGATGCGATGAAATTCTCAAAGCAGGCTTTTAGCAACCCTAAATTGTTAAAGGCAAAGTTTAATGCTGCGGTAGAACTTTTAAAGAAGCAAGAAAGTGTCGACCCTGAAAGAATAGGTGCAATTGGATATTGCTTTGGTGGGGCAGTAGTTCTTTTTAATGCAACTCAAGGAGCAGATCTAAAAGCAGTGGTTTCATTTCATGGATCTCTAGGTGGAATAAAGACAGTAAAAAAGGGATCAACAGCTAAATTACTTGTAATTAATGGTGCCGATGACCCACTTGTTTCAAAAGAAGATATAAAGAGCTTTAAGAATGTTATTAGAGATTCGAAACTTTCCATGAAGTTTGTGAACCTTCCAGGTGCCACTCATGCCTTTACTAATCCTGCTGCGACAGAAAAAGGAAAGAAGTTTAACTTACCGTTAGCTTATAATGAAAAAGCGGATAAAGAATCTTGGGAGATGATGAGAGAGTTTTTACAAAATACACTTTAA
- the rlmN gene encoding 23S rRNA (adenine(2503)-C(2))-methyltransferase RlmN, with protein MTKDSLYNLTLESFPYDEAKIMGKWVYKKLNFNPDTWEHAPRVVREKAKEYDLSLLKVLWQGLSKDGTRKFLLGLKDKNSIEAVLIESENDKRLRSTLCISSQVGCAIGCTFCHTATQGLTRHLTTAEIVGQYLTVSSWMRENVDKDYQISNIVFMGQGEPLHNFENVKKACYLLTDPLGIALSKHKVTISTSGLVPKIKQWEELPDVNVAISLHAIRNNLRSELMPINKRYQVDGLLEALKTIPVKNSRRIMYEYLLIKDLNDTQEDIDGLIENLPKKESKINIIPFNEYPESKFKRPSDEHIEWFQRSLQAAGLTCTVRETKGDDILAACGQLKTQYEKLNLPNSN; from the coding sequence ATGACAAAAGATAGCTTATATAATTTAACTTTAGAAAGTTTCCCATATGATGAAGCAAAAATCATGGGAAAGTGGGTCTATAAAAAGTTAAATTTCAACCCTGATACATGGGAGCATGCGCCAAGAGTGGTACGTGAAAAAGCTAAGGAATATGACCTTTCTTTACTCAAAGTATTATGGCAAGGCCTGTCAAAAGATGGGACGAGAAAGTTTCTCCTAGGTCTTAAAGATAAGAATTCAATTGAAGCTGTTTTGATCGAAAGTGAAAATGACAAGCGACTACGATCAACTCTTTGTATCTCATCACAAGTTGGCTGTGCAATTGGCTGCACCTTTTGTCATACTGCCACCCAGGGCCTTACAAGACATCTGACGACAGCTGAAATTGTCGGTCAATACTTAACTGTATCAAGCTGGATGCGCGAGAATGTAGATAAAGATTATCAAATCTCAAATATTGTTTTTATGGGCCAAGGTGAGCCTCTTCATAATTTTGAAAATGTTAAAAAGGCCTGCTACCTCTTAACTGATCCTTTAGGAATTGCCCTTAGTAAGCACAAGGTAACTATCTCAACATCAGGATTAGTACCCAAGATTAAGCAATGGGAAGAGCTACCGGATGTGAATGTTGCCATTTCACTACATGCAATTAGAAATAACCTACGCTCTGAGCTTATGCCAATTAATAAGCGCTACCAAGTTGATGGCCTACTTGAGGCATTGAAAACAATTCCTGTTAAAAACTCTCGACGTATCATGTACGAGTACTTACTCATTAAAGATCTAAATGATACTCAAGAAGATATTGATGGCCTCATTGAAAATCTGCCTAAAAAAGAATCAAAAATTAATATTATCCCTTTTAATGAGTACCCAGAAAGTAAGTTCAAGAGACCAAGTGATGAACACATTGAATGGTTTCAAAGATCACTACAAGCAGCGGGAC